TTACCTGTTCGTACTTACGAAGCACTGAATCCTTTGACAGCGACAGGACGCAGTCGAATCGGCGGAGAATCGTCAGGGGCAGCATGACACGCTCATACTGAGGAGGGCGGTAAGGCCCGCGGAGCAGGTCGGCTATTTGCCAGATCAAATTCGAATGTTCTTGGTGGTTGGACATGGGTTGCTCGCTTTCAATCAGCTAAATGGCAATCTCGGTTGGTTATATCCACTTAAGATTCTGTTATTTTTTGTGATCTTCACAAAGCGATTCCCAGAAATCAGCATACTTCATAACATCTTCGTGTTTAGCTCTCCAATGCGCATCAATACCGTCCCATCCGCTTCCACGGAAGATATGATCACACAATGGGCATACACGAGGTCTATTCTTGGGGAATTCACGTTTACAGCAAAGGCATTTTTGTTCAGAATTCATACTCATCTCGCGCAATGAACAAAGAGCCAATGAGGCAGGTCACAATCCGCTGGAATTATATTATGTAGTTCTCTATTTTTTTGTCCCTTCTACTATCACGATATTCATTCCAAATCTACTATTTCCATAAATATTCATTCTGTAGTTTTTGGAAAGACGTTCAGGGTGCTTGAATGCAGAATAAACGGTCAAATCCTGGTCAGATTATCCACTGAGAGCTTACGGCAGCGTTAACGAAGTGTTAATTTGCATCAGGCCGGTTGTTTCTATTATGAAAATAGTGTATATAACATTCGTACCTTATGCAAAACTTGGAGGAACTGATATGTTTGAATCAGCGGAGCTTGGACACAAGATTGACAGACAGACTTTCGATCGCGACGTTCCCGGGTTGCGCGAGGATTTGTTGAATGCCCAGTATGATCTTCTCCGGAGCGGAAAGTTTTCCGTGCTCATTGTTGTCGGCGGGGTCGATGGGGCAGGCAAGAGCGAGACGGTCAGCGTCTTGAATGAATGGATGGATCCTCGGCATATACATACTCATGCGTTTTCTGAGCCTTACGATGAGGAGTCTGAGCGGCCCTACATGTGGCGTTTTTGGCGGGCGCTCCCGCCGAAGGGCAGTACAGGTATTTTTTACGGCGCCTGGCATTCCGCACCGATAATCGGAAGGGTGCTGGGTAATTTGAAATCCGCCCAACTCGATCAGGCGACCGAAGAGATCATCCGGTTTGAGCGGATGCTCAGTGATGAAGGAACGCTGATTCTGAAATTCTGGTTTCATCTTTCCAAAGAACAGCAGAAAAAACGTCTCAAGGAGCTCCAGAAGGATCCCCGCACGCGCTGGCGGGTCACTGACAGTGACTGGGAACGCTTCAAAAGTTATGACAAATTCCGGAAAATATCAGAACATTTTCTGAGAAAGACGAGCACCGCGGAGGCGCCCTGGATCGTTGTGGAAGGGCTTGACCATAATTACCGCACTCTGACAGTGGGCAGGCTGCTACAGCAGGCGATACGCGAAAGACTTGACGATGAACCCGTCAAACGTTTGCCTGATAGAATACCACCGATACCTCCCCAGATAGATGGCAAGGACGTCCTCACCGCTTTGCCCACCGCAAGGGCAATAAGTAAGGGAAAATATGAAAAAGAGCTGGAGAGCTGGCAGGGACGTCTTAGTACCCTTACGCGTCATCCAAGATTCAAAAAGTTTTCTGTCGTTCTGGTTTTTGAGGGTCAGGACGCGGCTGGGAAGGGCGGCGCTATCCGGCGGGTAATGGGGGCGCTCGACGCCCGCATCTATCAGGGAATTCCCGTTGCCGCTCCCACCGAAGAGGAAAGGGCCCAGCCCTATCTCTGGCGTTTCTGGAGGCATATTCCTCGTCGCGGACACTTTGCGATATTCGATCGCTCCTGGTATGGCCGGGTGCTGGTTGAACGGGTTGAAGGGTTCTGCTCTGAAAGCGACTGGGCGCGCGCCTACTCGGAGATAAACGATTTCGAACTTCAGCTCGTCCGCAACAAGACAATTCTCGTCAAGTTCTGGTTGCAGATAAACAAGGAGGAGCAATTGAAAAGATTCAAGGAGCGGGAAAAGACTTCGTTCAAGCGCTTCAAGATTACCGAGGAAGACTGGCGAAACAGGGAAAAATGGGATCTGTACCATACGGCGGTATGCGACATGGTTGACAGAACATCTACGGAGATCGCCCCGTGGCGGATAGTGGCTGCTGACAACAAGTATGCCGCGCGCATCGATATTTTGAAGACGGTTGTCAAAAATATTGAGGCGGTTTTATGAGTCTTTTGTTTAATTCCAATTTGCATTCAAGATGACACTATGGTATTATCTTGCCATGGAGGTGCACTATGGCAAGACAGATTCAAATCAGCGTTGACGAGGTGGCGAGAGCTAAACAATTGCGTGATCAAGCAGCAACAATATCCGAGTATCGACAGGCGCTTTCCATACTGCTCGTGGCAGAGCAAGGCCTTGATGCAGATCGGGTTGCAGAAATACTTGGTACAAGTCGCCGCACTGTTTTTCGTGATCGCAGCAATATTCGCAATCAAGACGACACTCCGAAGAACTTATGGGGAGGGCGTCGTCATTGTTCTATGACAATCGAAGAAGAACAAGAGTTTCTTTCTCAATGGATTGATAAGGCAACAGTCGGAGGAGTTTTAACAGTTCCACCCATTCATGAGGCACTGGTTAACCGTTTGGGTAGAAACATTCCCATATCGACAACCTATAGGTTATTGGCACGCCATAATTGGAGGAAAGTGCAACCAGATACAAAGCATCCCAAAAGTAACCCAGACTTGCAGGACGAATTTAAAAAAAATTCTCCGAAACGGTGGAAACCGCCTGTGTAAAAAATGAAGATAATCTTCCCCTGCGGCTAATGTTCCAGGATGAAGCCCGCTTCGGAAGGATGAGCGATCCCCGCTCCTGTTGGGCTCCTTCACCCCATAGACCGGTAGTAAACTTGGCGTTAGTCCGTGAATTTCGTTATGAATATGCGGCGGTTAGCCCTTGGGATGGCGATATTGATTTCATGACCACGGAGAAGATGAATACAGAGAACATGTCCCTTTTTTTGGACCAAGTCAGCATGGCGCACAGCGAGGAGTTCATAGTTATGGTGGTAGATGGTGCTTCTTCGCATAAAAGTAAAGACCTGCAAATTCCCGGAAACATGTCGCTTATTAGACTGCCGCCATATTCACCAGAGCTGAATCCGGCAGAACAAATTTGGAGAATGCTTCGGCATGAGTACTTTGCCAACCGCGTCTTTGATGAACTTGATGCAGCCATAAAGCAAGCCGAATTGGGATTGAAAAATATGGCAGCAAATAAATCGGCAACCAAAAGTTTGACCAACTGGCCTTGGATTAGTGCCATCTTGAAAGCATAATGGAATAAGTCCCCTTACGCTTCCGGAGGTTTTTCTGTTCCCAGTGCTTGGGTGAGTTTCAGAACGGTCTCCGGGCGGTCGAATTGGTCCCAGATTTCCTTAAACTCGGATTGTCTGGCACGGGCGATCTCCTGTTGGAGCTGATGTATCTCTCCGAGGATAAATATCAGCCGCGGCTCCATCACGCTTCCCCTCCATTTTTTCAGGAGACCCGAGATCAGTTCCTTAGTAAAAACAGTATCCTGAAGTTCTCCCAGACAATCCTGTATTTTTACCGCATCCGTGATAAAAGAAGAAAGGGCGCCGTCAAAAGCTGGGTTGAAGAATTCGGATGCGTAACGCAGTTTCTTGAATTGAATCCGTAACTTATGAAAATTGCGGAGTTTTGGGTTTAGCAATAGAAGCTTGCCCAGAGCAATAGCCTTGTCGAAATGTTCGAAAATCACCGAGGAGGCAATTGGGGCCGCCTTCGAGAGGGCATTCGGGGCGAGTGGGCGGATTGCTGGTTTCCTTGTTGTGAAGGTCGAAAGCCTGAGAAAAAAGATGCGGCAGCGGGTCGAAGCGAGTTCCTCCTTGAGGGTGGCAAGCCGCGCGGCGCGTTCTCCCTGAATCTGCCGCAGCAGAAGCTCCGTGGTCCGCTGGGAGGCGAGCGCAATATCGTTTCTGAATTTTACCACGTTCAGCGAAAAGACGT
This region of Syntrophales bacterium genomic DNA includes:
- the pap gene encoding polyphosphate:AMP phosphotransferase, coding for MFESAELGHKIDRQTFDRDVPGLREDLLNAQYDLLRSGKFSVLIVVGGVDGAGKSETVSVLNEWMDPRHIHTHAFSEPYDEESERPYMWRFWRALPPKGSTGIFYGAWHSAPIIGRVLGNLKSAQLDQATEEIIRFERMLSDEGTLILKFWFHLSKEQQKKRLKELQKDPRTRWRVTDSDWERFKSYDKFRKISEHFLRKTSTAEAPWIVVEGLDHNYRTLTVGRLLQQAIRERLDDEPVKRLPDRIPPIPPQIDGKDVLTALPTARAISKGKYEKELESWQGRLSTLTRHPRFKKFSVVLVFEGQDAAGKGGAIRRVMGALDARIYQGIPVAAPTEEERAQPYLWRFWRHIPRRGHFAIFDRSWYGRVLVERVEGFCSESDWARAYSEINDFELQLVRNKTILVKFWLQINKEEQLKRFKEREKTSFKRFKITEEDWRNREKWDLYHTAVCDMVDRTSTEIAPWRIVAADNKYAARIDILKTVVKNIEAVL
- a CDS encoding winged helix-turn-helix domain-containing protein — encoded protein: MARQIQISVDEVARAKQLRDQAATISEYRQALSILLVAEQGLDADRVAEILGTSRRTVFRDRSNIRNQDDTPKNLWGGRRHCSMTIEEEQEFLSQWIDKATVGGVLTVPPIHEALVNRLGRNIPISTTYRLLARHNWRKVQPDTKHPKSNPDLQDEFKKNSPKRWKPPV
- a CDS encoding transposase, giving the protein MFQDEARFGRMSDPRSCWAPSPHRPVVNLALVREFRYEYAAVSPWDGDIDFMTTEKMNTENMSLFLDQVSMAHSEEFIVMVVDGASSHKSKDLQIPGNMSLIRLPPYSPELNPAEQIWRMLRHEYFANRVFDELDAAIKQAELGLKNMAANKSATKSLTNWPWISAILKA